TCCAAAAGCAATTGAAGATTGTTTCAACCCccttaaaactacccctagaagtgacaatgataaaaaaaaattgaaaattctgaatttcacctcagaaattgtctctctctggttttagaagtcattgctaatgaatttgagggcaagaagcaactgaatgtagtcccaagccacccctaaaggccacccctagaagtgacagagaaaaaatttaaaattgttcctcgaatatcgtctttcggggggtttttggggccgctgatcgcgaatccaaggtcaaaaagtaacttggatggttgcaaccccattaaaactacccctagaaatgtcaatgataaataaattttgaaaatactgaatttcACTACAGAAATTGCCTCTCTGCGGTTTTAagagtcgctgatcatgaatttgaggtcaaaaagtaactgaatgtcacagcatccttattaaaacctcccctagaagtgacagagataaaattttaaatttgaattctctcctcgaatatcgactttcgggtaattttgggggcgctgattacgaatccaaggtcaaaaagtagctGAAGAGGGTTGCAACCCCAAAAAAACTACCCCCAGATGTCTTGCCATCAgattcattatcaacgacttcaaaaaccacagaaagacaatttctaaaataaaattcaaagttttccaaattttttaatcatttacacTTCTAAGGGGAGTTTTTatagggttgcaaccatccaagttactttttgaccttggattcgtgatcagcgatgccaaaaaccccccgaaagacgatattcgattaaaaatttaaaattttatctgtttCTTCTAGGGGTGGtttttaggggtggcttggaactacattcagttgcttcttaccctcaaattcattatcaacgacttcaaaaaccgcagaaagacaatttctgaggtcaaattcaaaattttcaaaattttttaaatattgacacttctaggggtagttttaatggggttgcaaccattttcagttgtttttaaaccttgaattcatgatcagtgacctcgaaaaccctcggaagacgatttttgaggtgaaatattgatttgttttcactgttactatttggggatgggaaaactaccctaactttctcagttttttttccaatgccaaggttagtgcggctgaatgttcctagaggtctaaggaacacgtacacaaaaaatttttgaaatcggagctgttccaccacttttccacatttgatggtattttccggcttatttactgtaGTAATTCTCTTTTGCATGGAAATTTTGTCGAGTCAACTGCTCATCATTAAACTTgagatgtattaaattttgtttggattTTTATTTGCCTAAAGTTTGGGAGACGGTCCGCTATGTGGTTTCATCtatttaaaaggaaaaagtcaggtattttttgaatcaaataatgTAACACaaggtaatattttctttttaatacaaaatagtaattataatataatttaataattatacaattatatgtagatgatgttttttttttaatttggggtCGTTTTTGTTGCTTTGggcaaatcaatattaatttaaaaaaaaaaaagggttttctaAGTTGCCTGTGTTTTGAACTTGACttgataaatttgttgtttccattgttttaatgtattatgAAGAATCTTTCATGATCCTTCCAAACATGGACACTATGCTCCTCATGGCAGTATTTTTTGAGTGTCAGTTAatccattttgaattatttaacggTTTATTcacagtaatttaatattttgtatatttttatatttttccaaagtaTACACTGTTCTGTGGTACAAACCTTTtaggttaattaatttttgatacctCTAAACATAAAAAGTATCACTAACTGTGGTGACATTTTGTTtgaatgtattattttctacattttatttatttttcttgaaaacagtGGAAGTACGGTTTAtcacttcaattttcaaaatactacgcatatttttcaattgatttgacATTTGATGTTCATAgaggtattttaaaaaaaaaaataatagacttatatatatttattggcaGAATTATGCTTAAAGTATTGTACGagagtttattttcaaaatgataataaattttctattgtgataaagatagatttttttttgtatgtagtgataataaactatttgtaataatagtatttatatttgtaatagtatttttgatgtaataataGTAAGACTGTTTAATTcagatttttgaagttattaaataagactgaactttttatgatattttttttttgatcattcCCTGATTGACAGGATTTCAGGAACGCATAGACAGCCTAAAACGATCTACTTAATTCAAGGGCCCAGCATCTCTCcatatttttgagttttaaaatatattttcacattctaataaaatccttttatgtaatataattttatattatattttgaaattttattttcataaaatataattttcacagattttcaaatttattaaataatattattttttatcatatttttaattttattttcacatggTAGCAAGTAAAAAGGCTTCATGTAATTTCCTTTCATTAAAGTTATCTTGTCAATTGGGAATTAAATCAAACTctattatatcttttatttattaataatatttatttacagatttaatatatatattttttttacatatttggtcaaatatttctatctgtctttacattttattaaaacaccATGCCAACGACAAGAAGAGGTGCTGATACTGCTGGCACTCCGCAACCTTTACCAGGTGGTCAAGGTGGTAATCAACCAGGTCCTTCACCAACACGGGATGACTTGTTCACAACACCAAGTGCTGCGTCAGCAATCAACATAGCAGCAATTTCGACTCAAGTGGCGGCTACATCGCACATACTGAATACTTCGGCAAACCAAATGACAGTGATGCAAGACCAAATTCTTCAACAAAATTCACAGATAAGTCTATTAACTCAAACTTTATCCAATTTAACGATCAGTTTATCAAACAATGCTTTACCTTTAAGACCAGACCAAGCTAGTcatcaaactaatttttttgctaaGCCGAGTATTGACTCGTTCATTAATAAAGTTACTATTCTAGATATATCGATTCCAGAAAAAGTTGTGGAATTCATAGTTGATACACAACATTTAATCGACATTAATTTTTTACCGTTAGAAATGCtcttaaaatcattaataaatagatGTGCGTTAAATGCACAAGCTTTCTGGGCATCTTGCATAGCTCGTTCATTAGACTGGGAAGCAATTAAAAACAACTTACTCGAAATTTATATCCCACCTTTGACGAGGCAACTATTGGTTGATAAACTGGTACGGCGAACTCAACCTGATACAGAAAAGTTCTCCACTTTTGCTGCATCCATTataaaattcagtaaaataCTACTAAAAGAATTATCTGAAGCAcagataattgaaattatttttgctcatGCCAATACGGCTATCTTGACAATTATGGGTTTAAATCAAATACCCGAAACTTATAATGATTTGTCAAGGCTGATCACAAAAATGGAAGAAATTCAATCTAGAATGTTGCCACCAATTCAAATTGCAAATGCTTCAACTCAACAAAAAACTAATTCTACAAACAAATACTTTTGTACATATTGCAAAGGCACTAATCACGATTTTAGGCATTGTTTTAAACGGATCAACAAAGATAATGGATcaccaaatatttcaaaaccaaaaaactaataatagaccctaaattttatttatttaatttaaatttaaattcatcttCTTTACCtttacaaactatttttattctaGGTTATCCCATTTTAACACTGTTTGATTCAGGGGCTTCTATTAACGCGATTAAAACCGCAAccctaaaaaaattacaacttattgataaaaatataatcactaAATCaactaataaaacaatttcattacctggtaataattttttaaaatgttcctaTTTGGTCAATCTACActttaaaattgacaaattctCTTGGAACCAAAACTTTTACATTATCGACAGTCTCCCCTTTGACGCGATTTTGGGTGTTACATCGCTAAAACATTGTAATattattctcgattttttcaaatcagttattaaattttattttgaacctaATATCGAAATTCCCTTTGCTGGTTTTAACAGTAATAATCGAATTATTAACACGATTTGTGAAGCCAAAATTAATATGAGTGCCAAACAAACTAAAATGTTagattctttaataaaaaaatataaatgtattttttcagaaatccCTGGCCTTGCTAAggattatgaatataaaattaagttgAAAGATAACATTCCGGTTTGTAAAGCACCATATTATTTAGCACCTGATAAAGCTAAACTTTTGGATCAACATATACAGCAGCTAGTCAAACAAGGAATTCTTTctgtttcaaattcaaattatagctcacctgtattttttgttaaaaaaaaagatgactCTTATCGTTTAGTCGCAGATTACAGATTCCTTAACAAACATATCGAATTTGATCCAATGAGTTCAGCTAATATTAACCATATCTTTGCCAGTTTAGGTAATTCGAAGGTTTTCACGCTTTTGGACATGAAAAGCGCGTTTCACCAAATTAAATTGTCAGAGGACACGAAACATGTTACTGCAATCGTCACGCAATACGGTACTTGGCATTATAATCGCTGCCCTTTCGGTTTATCTGTCTCAAGCCAGGCCTTATCAAGATTTTTGAACTCTAGTTTAGCCGAATTTCggcataattttcttttaatatattatgatgaCTTGATTGTTCATTCTTCGGACGTCGAATCTCatctaaatcatttaaatttgttattcactaaaattaaaacactcGGTATCACAATTAATTTAGACAAAGCTCGTTTCTGCATGTCTAGAGTACGTTTACTAGGTAGCGTTATATCCGCTGAAGGTCGTTTTATTGACCCTTTAAAAGTTCAGGCTATTAATGAAATGCCTATACCTAAAAACGTTAAAGAAGTTATGAGGCTCGTAGGAGCGGCTGCGTTTTATGCCAGATATATTCCTATGTTCAGTCAGATTGTAGCACCACTGaatgatttaaagaaaaagaacatcaaattcaaaattacgAATGTGCATCTGGAAGCTATTTCAACACTAAAAAAAGCTCTAACTAATGCTCCAGTTTTAAAACATCCGGATTTTGAAAGAACTTTTGTGTTACAAACTGACGGTTCATCGACTGGACTGGGGGCAGTTTTACTTCAGAAATATGAGGATGGTTTACATCCAATTATGTACTGCTCTAGAAAATTGAATTCTGCAGAATTAAGGTATAATAGTCACGAGTTGGAAATGTTAGCAGTTATAACCGCTTTagataaatttaaagattttttaacagATCGCCACTTCATTCTCCAAACTGATTGTCGTTCTCTTCTTTGGATATTTAATACaccaaataaattcaataagctGTCCAGGTGGATTCTTAAAATATCCCGATATGATTTCACTCCGGAACATATCAAAGGAGAGCATAATAAAATGGCGGATTTCCTCTCTAGACTATACGAATCAAATGATACAATAGTGAATAGCGAGAATAAATTAGAGCAAGaatcaaatgataaatttgttaaaattaaagaattgcaTAGCGCGGACCCAGGTTATGcaattctaattaaaaagataaccTCTTCTCTGGATTCATCTGATTTAGATTTGCTTAGTGAACAAATTCGGAATGATGTTCAATTGGACTCTTTGAACGTTATAAACAATAcgaattttgattttctatCCATCAAACAAGAACAACGAAATTCACCTGAATGTGAAATCATTTATCGCAACCTTAAGGCTAAGATGAATGTCCCTAATTTTTGCATCAAGGATGGATTAGTTTTCAAACTTGTGGGTAGGAATCACCTAAAACGAATTTTATTACCCGAGTCATTATTGAATTATGTGTTGAGATATTTTCACGACTCTAAATATGCAGCGCATTGTTCGGTTATTAAAACGTTCCGTGAAATtagtaaaatcttttattataaaaacttgtatGCAAAGGTTAGGGATTATGTCAGAACCTGTAAAGTCTGTCAGGCGATTAGACCTTATACACGTAATGATAAGGTCCAATTGAGCAGTTCCATTCCCGAATTTACCTTTCATACTCTTTACGTTGACTTTATCGGTCCTATTATTAAATCtcccgaaaattacaaatatattttttctgttgtAGATGGGTACAGTAAATACGCTTTTGCATATCCGTGCAAGAAACAGACGACGGATACGGCTATTTCGATGATGCAGAAGATATTTCTACAAAATGGATACGCAACGGTGGTGGTATCTGACAACGGTCCTGCGTTTTCGTCTGTGAAATGGAAGACCTTCCTATTCAACAATGGAATCAGAGCGTCCTATTGTTCGAGTTATACGCCATCATCCAACAAAAGCGAATGTCTTAATAAGCAAATTAAGTACAACCTGGGGTGCATTCTTAAAGAGTATTCGAT
The Chrysoperla carnea chromosome 4, inChrCarn1.1, whole genome shotgun sequence genome window above contains:
- the LOC123297933 gene encoding uncharacterized protein K02A2.6-like — encoded protein: MPTTRRGADTAGTPQPLPGGQGGNQPGPSPTRDDLFTTPSAASAINIAAISTQVAATSHILNTSANQMTVMQDQILQQNSQINGYSKYAFAYPCKKQTTDTAISMMQKIFLQNGYATVVVSDNGPAFSSVKWKTFLFNNGIRASYCSSYTPSSNKSECLNKQIKYNLGCILKEYSIQHKNWSKFLNFVIFNYNNSFKNTINTTPAEVYFGRKLITPFIIINELTNLVTSSVKPSQQQINDALKLAHQQRLNRTLNRPSVSKYRIGQLVMVKNLAPNINKNKSAKFTAKYNGPYKIQKFTSPTSVRLKPTNSNKSTFGMSIYNLRPYYK